In Pseudomonas coleopterorum, the genomic window CCTGGGCCCGCTGATCAAGGAACACGGCGGCCGCCCGGTGATGTGGAAGACCGGGCATTCCCTGATCAAGAAAGAAATGAAGCGCACCGGCGCGCTGGTGGCCGGGGAAATGAGCGGGCACATCTTCTTCAAGGAACGCTGGTTCGGCTTCGACGACGGCATCTACAGCGCTGCACGGCTGCTGGAAATCCTCAGCCGCGAACACCTCAGTGCCGAAGACGTCTTCGCCGCATTCGCCGACGACGTGTCGACGCCCGAGCTCAACATTGCGGTGACCGAAGACAGCAAATTCGGCATCATCGACGCCCTGCACCACGGCGCTCAGTGGGGGGATGCCCAGCTCACCCTCATCGACGGCGTGCGCGTGGACTACCCTAGAGGCTGGGGCCTGGTCCGCGCCTCCAACACCACCCCCGTGCTGGTGACGCGTTTCGAGGCCGAAGACGCCGAGGAACTCGAACGAATCCAGGGCGTCTTCCGTACCCAGTTGTTGAAAGTCGCACCCGATCTGCACCTACCGTTCTGACCACTTGTTTCACTGGAGCCCCGCATGACCCTCGAACGTGATGCCGCCACCAACGTCGCCAAGGTATTGTCCGAAGCGCTGCCCTATATCCGCCGCTTCGTCGGCAAGACCCTGGTGATCAAGTACGGCGGCAACGCGATGGAGAGCGAGGAGCTCAAGACCGGTTTCGCCCGCGACATCGTGCTGATGAAGGCTGTGGGCATCAACCCGGTGGTGGTGCACGGCGGCGGACCGCAGATCGGCGACCTGCTCAAGCGCCTGTCCATCGAGAGCCATTTCGTCGACGGCATGCGCGTCACTGACGCCCAGACCATGGACGTCGTGGAGATGGTGCTCGGTGGCCAGGTGAATAAGGACATCGTCAACCTGATCAACCGCCACGGCGGCAGCGCCATCGGCCTGACCGGCAAGGACGCCGAGCTGATCCGCGCACGCAAGCTGACGGTCACCCGTCAGACCCCTGAAATGACCAAGCCGGAGATCATCGACATCGGCCACGTCGGGGAAGTCAGCGGGGTCAATACCGATCTGTTGAACATGCTGGTCAACGGTGACTTCATCCCGGTGATCGCGCCCATCGGTGTCGGTCCGGATGGCGAGTCCTACAACATCAACGCCGACCTGGTGGCCGGCAAGGTGGCCGAGGCACTCAAGGCCGAGAAGCTGATGCTGCTGACCAACATCGCGGGTTTGATGGACAAGGAAGGCAATGTGCTGACCGGCCTGACCACCGAGCAGGTATCGGGCCTGATCGCCGACGGCACCATCTACGGCGGCATGCTGCCCAAGATCCGTTGCGCGCTGGAAGCGGTGCAGGGTGGCGTGACCACTTCGCACATCATCGACGGCCGTGTCCCCAATGCCGTGCTCCTGGAAATCTTCACCGACAGCGGCGTCGGCACCCTGATCAGCAACAAGAAGATCGGTTGACCTGACCGCGCGCGGTGCTTCAGAAGCACCGCGACGACCGCCGACGCAGCTCGCGCCGCTGCTACTGAATCCTGATCCCCTGTAACGACGGAATTCACGATCCCCTGTAGCAGCGGCGCAAGCCGCGTCGGCAGTGCACACGGTGTTTCGGAAAAAACGCGGTGAGGCCCGACGCGGTTACAGCGGGGATTCGAGAAGCTTGACCAACCGGGTTCGCTGCTGGGCGAACCTGGCGTCCGCTTCGCTGCGTGTCTGCTGCAGTTTGGCGATTCGTGCTTGGGCGTCGATGATCTGAGCCTGCACGTCACGCAATTGGTCGAGCATCGATGTCGACACTTCCTGACCCGCCCGCTCCTGCGCCGCCGCCTGCCCCTGCAGCGCGGTCTGCTGACCCTGCAAGGTCTGCACATTCGCCGTGGCCACGGCAATCAGGGCATCGATCTCCGCCCTGCGACGAGCACTGGCCTTGTCCAGCTCTTCCAGCGATGGATAACGGTCGAGCAACTGCGCATCGGCCTGCGACTGCACTTGGGCTTGTTGCTTGAGGCGTATTTCTTCGGCCGTCGGCGCAGGCGGCACGGTCTGTACCACCCGACCGCTCTGGTTGAGCACCTGATAGCCCTTGCCCACGTACTCCGGCGGTACGCCCTGGCGATCCAGCACCGTCACGCCGCGGCTATCGACATAGCGATAGAGCAGCATGACCGGTGCCTGCGCGGCCACGGCCAAGACCGGCAGCAGGCCGAACGCTGCGACCACCAGCGCCCGCCAACGCACGTGACTAGATACCGTACTGCGCACGATAGGCTTCGACCGCCGGCAGATGCTGTTTGAGTTGCGCGTCGTCGGCGAGGAATTCCAGCACCTGGTTCAGCGAAACGATGCTGACCACGGGCACGCCGAAGTCACGTTCCACTTCCTGAATGGCCGACAGCTCGCCATTGCCACGCTCCTGGCGATTGAGGGCGATCATTACCCCTGCCGCGGTCGCGTTCTGCTGCTGGATGATCTGCATGACTTCGCGGATGGCCGTACCGGCAGTGATCACGTCGTCGATGATCAGCACGTTGCCGGCCAGGGGCGAACCGACCAGGCTGCCGCCTTCGCCATGCGCCTTGGCTTCCTTGCGGTTGAAGCACCAGGGTATGTCCAGCTGATGCTTTTCGGCCAGTTGCACCGAGGTCGCGGCCGCCAGCGGAATACCCTTGTAGGCGGGTCCGAACAGGACGTCGAAAGCGATGCCGCTGTCGACGATGGCTGCGGCATAATAGCGCGCCAGTTCGGCCAGTGCGGCACCGGTATTGAACAGGCCGGCATTGAAGAAATAAGGACTGGTACGCCCTGATTTCAGGGTGAATTCGCCGAAACGCAGAACGCCTCGATCAATTGCAAAACGAATGAAGTCGCGCTGATAGGCCTGCATCGAAAAAGTCCCGGATACCACGGATTTAGCTAATTAGGTAGAGCTCGGGTATCATACACGCACAAGATTTTTGGGGCCATGTATGCGGATCATCAGTGTGAACGTCAATGGTATTCAGGCGGCAGTCGAGCGCGGGTTGCTCAGTTGGCTGCAGGCCCAGAATGCCGACGTCATCTGCTTGCAGGACACCCGTGCTTCCGCCTTTGAACTGGACGACGCCGCCTTCCAACTGGACGGCTACTTCCTTTATGCGTGCGATGCAGAAGTTCCAGCCCAGGGTGGTGTGGCGCTGTACTCGCGGTTGCAACCCAAGGCGGTCATCAGTGGGCTGGGCTTCGAGACAGCCGACCGCTACGGGCGTTATCTGCAGGCAGATTTCGATAAACTCAGTATTGCCACCCTGCTGCTGCCTTCGGGCATGAACGGCGATGAAGACTTGAACCAGAAGTTCAAGCTCATGGACGACTTCGGCAAGTACCTGGACAAGCAACGGCGCAAGCGTCGCGAATACATCTACTGTGGTTCGCTGTATGTTGCGCAGCAGAAACTCGACATCAAGAACTGGCGCGACAGTCAGCAGTCGCCCGGCTTCCTGGCGCCCGAGCGGGCCTGGATGGACGAAATCGTCGGCAACATGGGCTACGTCGATGCGTTGCGCGAAGTCAGTCGTGAAGGCGACCAGTACAGCTGGTGGCCCGACAACGAACAGGCCGAGATGCTCAACCTGGGCTGGCGCTTCGACTACCAGCTGCTGACCCCAGGTCTGCGACGCTTCGTGCGCAGCGCGCGCCTGCCGCGCCAGCCCCGCTTTTCCCAGCACGCGCCACTCATCGTGGACTACGACTGGACCCTGACGATCTGATCGCCAGGCACAAAAAAGCCGACCTCGCGAGGTCGGCTTTTTTGTGGGCTTCTTGCAGAGCTTGGACACTGTGGGAGCGGGGCGGGCGGCGAGCCCTCTGCCCGCAGAGGCCGCGCTGCGGCGAATCAGACAGACCACATGCGCCGCTACAAAGGCAGCGCAATCTCTGTGGGAGCGGGCTCTGCCCGCGAATGCAGGCCCTGCGGTCAGTCTGACGCACCGCAGTGCCTGCATTCGCGGGCAGAGCCCGCTCCCACACAGAGCCTGCCTTCACAGAAAGCCAACCCCATGGCCAGCCTTATAGGAGGCTAGCCTTAATAGGAGGCCAGCCTTATGTAGAGCCCGCATCCACAAAGGGTTGCGTCACTCGGCCAGGGCAGCTTTCTGCAGGGCGAAGATCTCTTCCATGCCCTGCTGGGCCAGTGCCAGCATGGCGTTGAGCTCGGCCGGCTGGAACGGCGCGCCTTCGGCGGTGCCCTGCACTTCGATGAAGCCTCCGGTGCTGGTCATCACCACGTTGAGGTCGGTCTCGGCAGCGGAGTCTTCCAGGTAGTCGAGGTCCAGGACCGGTTCGCCCTGGTACATGCCCACAGAGACAGCAGCAATCATCTGCTTGAGCGGATCGCCGCCCTTCAGGCCGCCGCGCTTCTTGACCATCTTCAAGGCATCGACCAACGCCACCATGGCACCGGTGATGGACGCGGTCCGCGTGCCACCGTCGGCCTGGATGACATCGCAGTCGACGTACAGCGTGATGTCGCCCAGCTTGCTCATGTCCAGCGCAGCACGCAGCGAGCGGCCGATCAGGCGCTGGATTTCCAGGGTACGGCCGCCTTGCTTGCCACGGCTGGCTTCACGCTGGTTAC contains:
- a CDS encoding DUF4124 domain-containing protein gives rise to the protein MLLYRYVDSRGVTVLDRQGVPPEYVGKGYQVLNQSGRVVQTVPPAPTAEEIRLKQQAQVQSQADAQLLDRYPSLEELDKASARRRAEIDALIAVATANVQTLQGQQTALQGQAAAQERAGQEVSTSMLDQLRDVQAQIIDAQARIAKLQQTRSEADARFAQQRTRLVKLLESPL
- the rph gene encoding ribonuclease PH; the protein is MKRPSGRAADQLRSIRITRNYTKHAEGSVLVEFGDTKVICTVSVENGVPRFLKGQGQGWLTAEYGMLPRATGDRNQREASRGKQGGRTLEIQRLIGRSLRAALDMSKLGDITLYVDCDVIQADGGTRTASITGAMVALVDALKMVKKRGGLKGGDPLKQMIAAVSVGMYQGEPVLDLDYLEDSAAETDLNVVMTSTGGFIEVQGTAEGAPFQPAELNAMLALAQQGMEEIFALQKAALAE
- the argB gene encoding acetylglutamate kinase — protein: MTLERDAATNVAKVLSEALPYIRRFVGKTLVIKYGGNAMESEELKTGFARDIVLMKAVGINPVVVHGGGPQIGDLLKRLSIESHFVDGMRVTDAQTMDVVEMVLGGQVNKDIVNLINRHGGSAIGLTGKDAELIRARKLTVTRQTPEMTKPEIIDIGHVGEVSGVNTDLLNMLVNGDFIPVIAPIGVGPDGESYNINADLVAGKVAEALKAEKLMLLTNIAGLMDKEGNVLTGLTTEQVSGLIADGTIYGGMLPKIRCALEAVQGGVTTSHIIDGRVPNAVLLEIFTDSGVGTLISNKKIG
- the pyrE gene encoding orotate phosphoribosyltransferase, with the translated sequence MQAYQRDFIRFAIDRGVLRFGEFTLKSGRTSPYFFNAGLFNTGAALAELARYYAAAIVDSGIAFDVLFGPAYKGIPLAAATSVQLAEKHQLDIPWCFNRKEAKAHGEGGSLVGSPLAGNVLIIDDVITAGTAIREVMQIIQQQNATAAGVMIALNRQERGNGELSAIQEVERDFGVPVVSIVSLNQVLEFLADDAQLKQHLPAVEAYRAQYGI
- a CDS encoding exodeoxyribonuclease III, whose protein sequence is MRIISVNVNGIQAAVERGLLSWLQAQNADVICLQDTRASAFELDDAAFQLDGYFLYACDAEVPAQGGVALYSRLQPKAVISGLGFETADRYGRYLQADFDKLSIATLLLPSGMNGDEDLNQKFKLMDDFGKYLDKQRRKRREYIYCGSLYVAQQKLDIKNWRDSQQSPGFLAPERAWMDEIVGNMGYVDALREVSREGDQYSWWPDNEQAEMLNLGWRFDYQLLTPGLRRFVRSARLPRQPRFSQHAPLIVDYDWTLTI